DNA from Gemmatimonadetes bacterium SCN 70-22:
CGCGCCGTACCCGCCGTTGAAGGTGAGGATGTCGGCGGCCTGCGGACCGCCATGAATGGCGACGATGAGCGGATACCGCTTGCCGGGGACGTAACCCACCGGCTTCACCAGGATGCCGCAGGCCGTCTTGCGGTCGACCGACTTCCAGCAGATCTCCTCCTCCTCGCCGAGGAGGATGTTCCCCACCTGTGGGTTGGCGTTGGTGACCTGCCGCCAGGCGCTGCGGTTGGCCACGTCTTCGGCGCGATCGACGACGAAGTGGACGGCAGGCGTCTTGGGGTCGCTGTACTGGAGCAGGATCCTTCCGCTGTCGTCGTCCTTCTGGGCGAACAGCGCGGCCCTGACGTCCGTCAGCTGCCGCACGGTGTTGGTGGTGACGTCGAGGGCGAGGAGCTGGCTGGTGGCCCTGACCCCATCGTTGAAATAGATCGTCCGCGAGTCGTCGGACCACCAGCCGATGGTCACGTCGCCGTCGTAGCCGGCGCCGAGCTTGGTGAAGGGGGTCCCCGCCGCTGAAATGGCGCGGGTGTAGACCTTGTTGGCGCGGAAGTACTTGAAGTCGTCGGAGGCCGAGAAGGCGATCGTCTTTCCGTCAGGCGCAAACGAGAGGCCGGACTCGGCGATGTTCGTGTTGTCGGTCAGGCGCTCGAGGGCGCCGCTGGAGAGGTCGAGCAGGTAGAGGTCGCTGTGGTTCCCTCCCTCGATCGTGGTGCGGGCGTAGCGGTCGTTGGGGAAGGCGCGGATCCCGGCCCACCTGCCGTCGTCCGACAGCGTGACCCCCTCCACCGAGAACTGGTCGCCTTGCGTGAGCCGCCGTTCGGCACCCGTGGCGACGTCGACGGTCCACAGGTGATTGAGCGGGATGTCCTGGTTGCGGATCCGGACATCGAACTTCCTTTCCATGCGCTCCTTGTTCGCCTGGTCGACCGAGTCGGCGGCGATGAAGTACAGTCGCTGCCCATCGTTCGAGAAGCGCCACCAGCCGACGGGTGTCGCGTGTCGCGTGAGCGGGCGCGCCTGTGCGGTGTCGATGCCGGCGAGCGGGAGCGCCATCACCTGCTGCTCGCCGTTCTTGCCGGCGGAGAAGGCGAGCCACTTGCCGTCCTTCGAGAAGGCAAACGCGCCGACGCCGTCCTTGATGTCGGTGACCCTGCGCGCCTCGCCGCCGTCGGGGCGCATCAGGTACAGTTGCTGCGTCGCCGCGCCCCCCGCGGCGTCGCGATTGCTGGCGAAGACGAAGAACGAGCCATCGGGCGCCCAGCGCGGCGACGTCTCGTTCTTGTCCTTCGTGAAGGTGAGCTGCCGGGTGCTGGCCAGCCCGTCGCGAGTGGAAACGACGTAGAGATCGGTGAAGCGCTTCGCCTCCTTCCAGTCGGGGACCGACAGGGCATAGAGGAGGCGGGTCCCGTCAGGGCTGAGCACCGGCGCGACGGCCTGCCGCAGCAACTGCTGGTCCATGAACGTCCAGGGACGTGGCGCCTGCTGGGCACCACTCGTCGACGCGAGCACGGCAAGCGAGAGGATCGTGCAGCGAGAGCTGAGCATCTGGGGACACTCCGGGCGGGGGGCTTGTCAGGTTCCTCGAATCTTACGACGAAGCGAGGGGGGGCGCTGAAGGGAGCAGGCGAGATGGACCATCGCTCGCGCGGGGCACCCCGGCCCATGCGCCCGGGAAGACGGCAACGCGGGGGCGGACGCATGTCCGCCCCCGCGCTTGGGCGATGACGTCCAGGGGATTCGGCACCCAGCCCGACCGTCGCGTGCCGCTGGCCCCGGTGCGCAGCCGATGCGACCCTACTGGGCCGGAATCCGGAGCCCGAGGTGCTCACCCTTCCGGAGGTCGATGCGCGTGCTCTCCAGGTCCTCTCCCCGCGCCGGGTGTGCGAAGATCTCGATCGCCTGGTGGTCGTTCACGAGCCACTTGGGGAGGTTGAGCGTGTTGATCTCCCCAGCCGCGACCGTGCCGAGACGCACGTCGAACTCCCCCTGCTCTGCATAGATCGTCACCTCCACCGACCGGTGGTTCTCGACGGTCAGCGTGGTGGCGCTCAGCTCATCGGGGGTGAGCACCGCGGTCATCCTCGCCGCCGCCGGCTGCATCGACCACGGGTAGCCGGACGCCGGGACGAGTACACCGAGCTGCACGTCGCGATGCACGATCAGCTCCTGTGACTCCAGATCCTCTCCCCCTTCGGGCTGTACGAAGATGCGTATCGCCTCTCCATCACTCGCGACCCATGGGGGGAGTCGCAAGGTCGTCGTTTGCATGGGTCCGACGACGCCGATGCGAAGATCGAACGGACCTCCCTCGACGAAGACGGTGACCGGGACCTTCCTGTCGTTTTGCACCTGGACCGTCGACTGCCGTGACGACGCGGTGCCCGTGTTGCCTTGCGCGAGCACCGACGACGCAAAGGCAGCCAGTACTCCCACCGTCGCCAGTGTGGCGACGATGCCGGAATTCATGCGTGCGCGCATGATGCCCCTCCCTGTTCCTGGGTTCGGACCGCTCGCTGCAGCATTCCTGGCGAGGGGGCCGCGCGATGATCGGGCGTTCCACTACGGAACGTGCTGCTTGTATGCCCAGGATAGACAAAGGCGCCTTGCAGGGTGATTACAGCGGACAGCGGGGGTGCCGATCCGGCCGGCCCCCCCGCTGTCGCCATCACCGCTCTCGGTCGGCGCTATGCCTTGCGATCGATGCAGCCGGTGTAGAGCTGGTTGTTGCGCTCGGCTTGGGGAACCGGGAGGTTGAGATCCGGTCCGTACTGCGCGTTCTTGCGCGGATTGAGTCCGCCTTCGCCCGGGAATACCTGGGCGGCCGTGAAGCCGTAGAGGCGGATCATGCGGCGCAGGTCACCCAGGCGCTGTCCGCGCCCGAACGTCCAGAAGGCGCGCTCCCGGAAGAGAAGCTGCTGGCGCGCCGTCGTGGAGCCCGGGTCGGTGAGGGGCGGCATCCCCGAGATCGTCAGTGCGCCGATGTTGCTTGGCCCGGCGCGCAGGGCGTTGAGCGTCGTGAGCCAGGCCGCGTTTCCGGCCGCCAGCTGCGACTCGGCCAGGATCAACTGCGCATCCACGTAGTTGGCGACGGGGACGGGCGAGTTGAAGGCCGGGAAGACACCCTGCTGGTCGTAGGGCGTCACGCCGTCGAACCCGAAGGGGACGCCCGTGCGCTTGGAGACCGGAACGCGCGGGTCCTTGGCCGAGACGAACGGCATCGCGTTGACGATGCGCCCGCCCTGGGAATCGGCGGAGTCCTGCACCGTGTAGCGACGCGCGGAGATCGAGAGTCCCCAGATGAGGTTGTCCTCGATGCCCTGCGAGCCTGGCCAGGTGAGGTTGAAGGTGAAGGTCGCCGGCACCTTGTCCACGGCCGCCCCGGCCTCGGGTAGCTTGCCTAACGCAAGCAGCGCGCGCCCCCGTCCCACCTGTGCCGCGTAGCGTACGCGAGTGCTGATGGAATCGGCCCCCGTTCCCACCGCGACGAGGGCGGAGTCGAACGAGGCGAGCGCGATGTTGAAGGCCGTGGGGCCGTCGATCGCTGCGGCGATGTCGGGCGTCCCGGTGGACAGGTTGGCGTACGGCTGTCCGTTGCAGAAGTCGAGTGCGGACTGCAGCTCGGCGTAACCCTTGACGAAGAACATCTCGCCAATCCTGGCCCTGGCATTCGGGCTGTACGTCTGCAGGGCCTTGGCGGCCGCGTAGGCCTGGATGCGCGTGCGATGGATCTGGCGATAGGCCACGGTCACGAGCGAGTTCTGCTCGGTCACGTTGCGCTGGTCGGTCTCGTCGCGCTGCGTGAAGGTGTCGGCCGACTTCCACTCGTCGACGAGAAGGCCGCCGTAGAACCACGAGCTCTCGTCGAGGGCGGTCATGTACTTGAAGACCTTGATGGCGCCCACGCGCATTCCCTCGGCGCCGTCGGCCGAGTTGAGGTTGTCCGGGGCGATGATGTCGGGATCGGTGACGCCGAGCAGCCGGTCGCGGGAGCACGCGGTGAGCGCGGCCACCGCGGCCGCCAGGGCGACCGCCCGATATGTCGCGATGTATCGGTTCATGAGAGTAGTCACCTCGCGCGGGTCAGAACGCGACGTTGAGTCGAAGGATGAAGTAGGTCGGGACGGGCATGGCCTGGAAGTCGCTCGGGAGCGACGACGTGGAGCCCACGTCGGAGTTGCTCTCGGGGTCGAGGCCGCTGTAGTCGGTCCAGAGCTTGAGGTTGCGGGCGGCGAAATTGAGGCTTACGTCCTTGGCCCCCCAGGCGCGCGACGTGAGCGACCGCGGAATCAGCCAGTTGGCCGATAGCTCGCGGAAGCGGACGAAGTCGGCCTTCTCCATGAAGCCCGCCTGGGTACGCGAGGCGTGCTCACGCACCGCGACCGCGCGAGCCTGCTGCCAGAGTGGCGCCGTCCGGTCGTACGCGCCGTAGCAGTTGTTGCGGCTTCCGCAGCGGATGCGTTCGGTCCCGTTCAGCAGGTAATGCCCGCCCTTGTAGTCGAAGAGCGCCGTGACGCGGAGCTGCTTCTTGAACAGCTCGATGCTGTTGGTGAGGACGGCTTCGTAGCGAGGCATCGAATAGCCGACGAAGGTGTTGGAGTCGTCGACCGTGATCTCGGAGAGGGTGAGGATGCCGTCGCCGTTGGCGTCGTTGTAGCCCGTGATCTTCCGTTGCCAATAGCCGAAGAGCGGGTAGCCGGGTTGGTTGCGAGTGGTGGTCCCGACTTGCGGTGCCAGCGGGCGCCCCTGCGCGTCCCTGCCGAGCGTCAGCAGTTCGTTGTCGTTGGTGGAACCGTTGATGGAGGCGTTCCAGGTGATGCGGCGGTTGTCGACGACCAGCGCATTGAGGAGCACCTCGAGCCCGCTGTTGCGTACCGAGCCGAGGTTGGCGCGCTGGCTGGAGTTGCCGGTACCCAGTGAGGGCGGGACGACGGCGCCGACCAGGGCGTCCTTGGTGAGCTTGCGGTAGTAGGTCACCTCGAGCGAGGCGCGGTCGTTGAAGAGGCGTGAATCGAAGCCTCCCTCGAACTCGGTCGCGCGCTCGGGCTTGAGAACGTCGTTTCCGAGCGAGGTGAACGTGACACCGGGCTGGTCCAGGGCTGCGACGTTCGACGTGGTCGGCGAGTAGTAGCGCAGGGCGTCGTTCGGTCCTGGCTGCACCCCGGAGGCGCCATAGGCCGAGCGCAGGCGGAACTGGCTGAGCCACGAAGACCTGGGGAACCAGGGTTCATCCGAGATCACGTAGGACGCGCTGAACTTCGGGTAGTAGACGCGCTGGAAATCGGTGCCGAAGGCGCTGTTCTGGTCGGAGCGCACGGCGGCGGTGAGGAAGAGACGGTCGCGAAGGGCGACCTGCTCTTCGAGGAAGACGCCGAAGGTCTTGTTGCGGTCGAACGAGGCGTCGGCCGACTTGGTGGCGCCGCCGTCGATGGTCGTGGCGCCCGGCGTGAGGTTCGACGAGCCGGCGCCGTTGCGGTCGAAGGTGTTGTTCACCCACTGCGTCCCGACCGACGTGCGCGAGGTAACGGCGGTGAAGGGGGTGAAGGTGGCGGTGGCGATGCCGTTCAGCGTGATGGTGCGGAAGTTGGTGCGGTCGTCCTGGACGAAGCCCTGGCGCACGGTGCCGACGTCGGCGCACGTCCCGCGGCGGCAGAGCTCCTGGTCGATGCGCCCGATGAAGTCGACGCCGGCGTCGGCGCGGACCGACAGCCAGCTCATGGGACGATAGTTGACGTTCGTCGAACCCATGTACCGATTGATGTACTGCGTGACCTCCATCTGGAACGACTCGGCCGGGGTGTTGGCCCGATAGCCGTGCAGGTCGAAGCCGAGCGTGCTGATGCGCCCCAGCTCGTAGCCCGGGCCGCCGAAGGCGTTGGAGAGAAGGCCGTAGGCGTTGTTGTCGTTCTGCGGGAGCCGGTTGGCGAGCGTGATGTAGCCCGAGGAGAACTGCGCGTCGAGCTTGGGACTGAGCGCGGCGTCGAGGTTGGCGCGGAAGGTCCCGCGCTTGAGCGCGTTCGGGGTGGCCCACTGGTCGAGGATCTTGATGTTCAGCGTGTCGAGACGCTGGCGGTCGAAGTCGGGGATCTTGAGGATCCCCTCCTCGTTCTCGTACTGCCCGCTGACGAAGTAGCGCAGCTGCTGCACGCCGCCCGACACCTGCAACCCGGCGACCTGACGGCTCCCGGTCCCCAGGGGGGTGGTGCGGTCGTTGTCGAAGAGATTGAACTTGCTGAGCGAATCGGCGAGGCAGAGGCCGCTCGAGACTTGCGTGAGCGACGTGTTCCGGCAGTTGCGTGTGGAGCCGGTGGGGGCGTGCCCCCAGAGGGTGTACGCCGTGGGCCAGGTATTGCGGTCCTGGATGAGTCCGGTCTCGCCGAAGACGTTGTAGCGCGTCGTCCCGGCGCGACCGCGCTTGGTGGTGATCACGATGACGCCGTTCGACGCGTCGGTGCCGTAGAGCGTCGCAGCTGACGGCCCTTTCACGATTTCGATGCTCTCGATCTCGGAGGGATTGATGTCCTGGGCGCGGCTCTGGGCGGCGCCGCCCGTGAAGATGTTACCCGAGATGGAGCCGTTGTCGGAGCGCATGCGCACGCCGTCGATCACGTAGATCGGGTCGTTCACGAGCGAGATCGAGTTGACGCCGCGGATGCGGATGCGGGCGCCGACACCGGTCGCATTGCCGGGCATGACCTGCACGCCGGGCGATTGCGCCACGAGGAGCGAGGCCACGTCGGTGACGGGCGCCGTGGCCGTGCGCTGGGTGACGTCGACGGAGGTGACGGAGTTGCCGAGCTCGACGCGCCGCTGCTCGCCCGTGGCCGTGGTGACCACCTCGGCGAGCTTGATGACCGCCTGCGCCATGTCGAAATCGACCGTGACGTCTTGCCCGGCGGCAAGCGTCACCGACTTCTTCTGTTCGGTGTAGCCGACACGAAGCACACGCAGGTCGTACGTCCCCGCGGGGACGTTGCGCAACGTGTAGCGCCCGTCCGCACCGGTGGACGCGAAGAGCGCCGTGCCGACGACGATGACGCGCGACTCCGGGAGCGCTTCGCCGGTACCCTGCGCCACCACGCGACCGGTGATCGTGCCGCCCTGGGCGACGGCGACGCTGCTCACCAGCGTGAGGAGTGCGGAGGCGGCGAGGAGAGCGCGCAATGACGCTCGAGCCTGACCGAGGACACCCATGGTGGATCTCCGAAGAAATGTGGATGACAGGCGACGACCGACTGGCCGCCCTGTCGGTTCCGCGCGCGTGGCGCCGAGGCGCCGCGCCGCGGCGTGCCGCCGCGTGCGGAAGAGGGCGGGCCAACATACGGCGGACGGCTGGTCGCGGGAAGCACTCGTCGTGCCGGGACCTCATCAATCGGAACACGAGTGCACCATGGGGTAGGAATGAGAGCATGCGGGCGCGGTCGGCGGGTCGTGGCTTCCCCCTTCTGCCCGACGGGCGCGTGCGCGCCGCGCGGGGTCGAACGTGAGTTCGGCCCCGCGCGTTCTTTCTCACGGTGCTGTAGCTTCGCCCGTGCGCCCACCCCACTCCCGCTCCCACTCCCGCTCCCGATCGCATGCTTCGCCAGAATTGCCGGGCCATCTCGCTGGTTTTCCTCGCCCTCCTGTCACCGCCGGCCACGATCGACGCCCAGGCGCCGGGGCGCGCCGACCTGCTCATCCGTGGCGGAACGGTGATCGATGGGACCGGGAGCGCGGCTCGCGTCGCTGACGTCGCCATCACGGGCGATCGCATCACCTTCGTGGGCGATGCGCGCCGGCAGGGAGTGCAGGGAGGGCGCGAGATGGATGCGCGCGGGCTCATCGTCGCCCCCGGCTTCATCGACCCGCACACGCACACCTACGGAGACCTGCAGAGCGACCGGGCCGAGCGTCGGATGAACGCCCCCTACCTCATGCAGGGGGTGACGACCGTGGTCGCGGGAAGCGACGGGGGAGGCCCGGTGGACGTGGCCGACCACTTCGCGCGGTGGGAGCAGCGCGGGATCGGCACCAATGCCGCGCTGTTCGTCGGCTTCGGGACGGTGCGCGGCAAGGTACTGGGGATGTCATCGGCGGCGCCCAACGTGGACCAGCTCTCGCTCATGAAGGCGATGGTCGGGAAGGGGGTCGACGAGGGGGCGCTGGGGCTGAGCACGGGGCTGTACTACGCACCACAGAGCTACGCAACGACCGAGGAGGTCATCGCCGTCGCCCGCGAGGCCGCGTCGCGCGGCGGCCTGTACGATTCCCACATGCGCGACGAGAGCTCGTACACGATCGGCCTGCTGGGGTCGATCCGCGAGATCCTCCGCATCGGCAAGGAGGCTGGCCTACCGGTCCACATCGCCCACATCAAGGCGTTAGGCATAGATGTCTGGGGGCAGAGCGACAGCGTGATCGCCCTGGTGAACCGCGCCCGCCGGGACGGGCAGCGGGTGACGGCGGACCAGTACCCGTACACCGCCAGCGGGACGGCGGTCGGGGCATCGCTGCTCCCCCGCTGGGCGGAGGCGGGGGGGCGCGACTCGCTGCGCGCGCGGATCACGAATCCGGAGTACCGCGATCGCCTGGTGGCGGAGATGCAGAACAACCTGCGCCGCCGTGGCGGGGCCAAGTCGCTCCTGATCACGGGGGGGCGCGACCGGTCGCTGGTGGGGAAGACGCTCGACGACATCGCCAGGGCGCGCAATGCGGACCCGATCCTCACCGCGCTGGAGATCATCATGAACGGCGATGCCGGCGTCGCGTCGTTCAACATGAACGAGGACGACATCGTCCGCTTCATGCGCGAGCCGTGGGTGTTCACGGGTTCGGATGGCTCCGACGGACATCCGCGCAAGTACGGGACCTATCCGCACAAGCTGCGGGAGTATGTCCTGGCACGGAAGGTCCTCACCATGGAGCAGATGGTGCAGCGGTCGAGTCGCGAGGTGGCGCTGGCGCTCGGGATGGGAGAGCGCGGGACCCTGGCGCCGGGGTACATGGCCGACGTGATCGTCTTCGACACGGCGAAGGTCGCCGACCGCGCCACGTACGAGCACCCCGAGTTGCTGGCCGAGGGGATGCAGTACGTGATCGTCAACGGGAAGCTGGCGGTCAGCGAGGGGAAGCTGACCGGGGCGCTGGCGGGACGCCCGGTGCGGAGGGCGAAGCCGTAACTTCCGGGGCATGACGCCTCGTTTCCGCGCGGCTCCCTTGCCTCGGTCGTCCCGTCGCACGCGCGTCGTGCGGGGGCGGCTCCTGACGGTACTGGCCCTCGTCACCGCGCTGGCTGTGGGGGCACGGAGCGCCCGGGCGCAGGTTCCGATCCTCTACGCGCTCTCCGCGCAGCAGAATCCTCCGGGGATCCACTGGCGGCGCATCGACACGCCGCACTTCACCGTTGTCTTTCCGCAGGTGCTCGACCGCGAGGCGCAACGGGCGGCCACGCTGCTGGAGCGGGCGTACGAGCCGCTGACTCGGTCGCTCGCCAGCCGGCCCGAGCGGATCCCCGTCGTGCTCAACAGCAGCTCGATGATGTCCAATGGCTTCGTGGCGTGGGGGCCGCGCCGTTCGCAGTGGTATGCGATGCCCAACACCACGGTGGACATGATGGGGCCGGTGGAGTGGTATTCGCTCCTTGCGGTGCACGAAGGGCGCCACATCGTGCAGGAACGCGCGGTCCGTACCGGGATCATCGGCATTCTCTCGCGACTCTTCGGCGACAACACGACGGCGTTCTTCGGCGGGGCGTTGTACTTCCCGGCGTGGTTCTGGGAAGGGGATGCGGTGGGGATGGAGACCGCGCTCACCGCCGACGGCCGCGGGCGGCAGCCCAGCTTCGGGCAACGCATCCGCGCGCTCACGCTCGATGGGCGTCGCTATCCGTACTACCCGGCGTGGCAGGGATCCTACCGCACGTACTACCCCGATTGGTACGAGCTCGGCTACGCCCTCACGACGCACGTCCGCCGCACCTACGGCGATTCGGCCTGGCGACGCGTCATCGAGCGGGCGGCACGGAACCCCATCGCTCCGCAGGCGCTGGGCAGGGCGCTGGAGCGCGAGACGGGGCGGACGCTGGTGGAGCTGCATGGCGACGCGGCCAGGACGCTCGATTCACTGTGGCGCATGCAGCAGGCCACGATCGTCGAAACGCCGGCGCGCGTCCAGAATCATTCCGCGGCCGACTACCGCGAGTTCACGCTGCCGCAGTACGCCGCCGACGGGAGCATCATCGCCCTGTACCAGGACCTCGCCACCACCAAGCGGCTGGTACGTATCCGCAACGGGTCGGTCGAGGTGCTGCACGCCACCATCGGTCTCTATGGCGAGCTGCAATTCCAGGTGCGGGGCAAGACCGTCGTCTGGAGCGAGTACGAGGTGTCGCCGCGCTGGGGAGAAGAGAGCTACCTGGTGGTCAAGACGCTCGACCTGGAGTCGCGCACCGTGCGGCGCCTTACCGACCGGTCGCGCTACTTCGCCCCCGCGTTGTCTCCCGACGGCGCGCGCATCGCGGCCGTGCACTTCTCGCCCTCGCGCGAGGCGCGGATCGCCGTGCTGGACGCCGTGACCGGCGCCGAGCTCCGCCGCTTGCCTAACGAAGCGGGGCACTTCCTGGTGACCCCGGCGTGGGCCCCCGATGGGCGGGCGCTGTATGTCGTCGCGGTCGACGCGTCGAGGGGCAACGCGCTGGTGCGCCTGCGGCTCGACGGGTCGCCGGCCGATACGCTCATCCCCTTCACCCACGCGACCATCTCTCGGCCGGTGGCGACGGCGACCCACGTCTACTTCGGGAGCACGCGATCCGGGGTGGACAACATTCATGCGCTCGACCTCGCGACGGGAGCCATTCTGCAGGTCACCTCGCGACGGTTGGGGGCCATGTGGCCGAGCGTCTCGCCCGGGGGCGACTCGCTCACCTTCAGCGACTACTCGGTTCACGGCTACGACGTGGCGACGATGGCGCTCGACTCCTCGCGTTTCACTCCCGTGACGCTTGGCGCCGCCCCGACTCCACCGTTCGCCGCAGCACTGCAGGGGCAGGAGCGCGACGGCAACCTCCTCGACGCCCTCCCCGCAGGGGGATGGGCGTCGCGCCCCTTCACCGGCTGGTCGCGCCTGTTCGACTTCCACTCGCTCTCCCTTGCCCCCACGAGCGATGGGGTGAACACGGGGCTCGCCTTCGAGTCGCGCAACCTCTTGAACACGCTGGGCGTGATCATCGGCCCGACGTTCAACACGAACGAGGGCACGCTCGCCCTCGAGGGAGGGGTGAGCTACGCGGGGCTCCCCGTCATCGCCGACGTTTCCGGGCGGCTCGGGACGCGCGCCTCCACCTTCAGCGATACGCTCGGGGCGCAGCAGGTGTACACCTGGCGCGAGCGGTCCGCGGTCGCGAGGTTCCGCCTTCCCCTCACCCGCCTGCGCGGGCAGGTGCGCCAGTCGCTGGTGGCGAGCGCCGCCCTGGGACGCACGCACATCGGGGAGCAGCCGGTCGCCTTCCGATTCGAGAACGGGAATGGGGACTTCGGGACGGCCCGCTACACCCTTACCGCGTCGACCGTGCGCGCCGCGCCCCACCGGGCGCTGTATCCCGTCGGCGCGGTGCTCAACGCGGTGTACTCCCACACGCCGTTCGGCGGCGACTACAGTTCGCACCAGGTATCGCTCAGCGGGGCCGCGTACCTCCCCGGCCTTCGTCCCGAGCATGCCCTGGTGATCGACGCCGGTCGCGAGGACGAACGGCCGGGCAACTATCGCTTCTCGTCGTGGCTGCGATTCCCGCGCGGGTACGAGACGCGATATCACGAGGCGCTCGTGCGGGGAGGGGCGACGTATCACCTGCCGCTCTTCTACCCGGATGCCGCGTTAGGCAACTGGCTCTACCTGCGGCGCGTGCAGGGCAACCTCTTCGGTGATGCCGGGGTGGGTGCGGCGCGTGATGGCACGCAGCGCGTGCGCTATCGCTCCGTCGGGAGCGAGGTCACGGTCGACGTCTCGCCGTTCGGATTGCGTGCCACCGTGCGCCTCGGGGTGCGCGTGACGCGCACGCTGACGAATGGCGGGCGCACCGTGGCGGAGCCGGTCGTGATCGTACAGTGACCGAGAAGACGAGAAGACGAAGCGCGAGCGCGCTAGGGGGCGCGCGCCAGGCCGAACTGCCAGATGGTGCGGGAGTGGAATGAGCGGCCCGGGCGCAGGATCGTCTCCGGGAACTCCGGGTGATTGGGCGAGTCCGGGAAGTGCTGCGTCTCGAGGCAGAGGCCGGCGTGACGCCCGAAGCGACGCCCGTCGCGCCCCACGAGCGATCCGTCCAGGAAGTTGCCGGTGTACAGCTGCAAGCCCGGCTCGGTGGTGTGCACGTCGAGCGTGCGGCCGGTGAGCGGGTCGTGGAGGCGGGCCGCGTGCGCCAGGACGCCAGGACGCGCCGGACGATCCAACACGTAGTTGTGGTCGTACCCGCGCGCGATGGCCAGTTGCGGGTGGGCGTCGGCGATGCGCGCACCGACCGGTGTGGGCGACCGGAAATCGAAGGGCGTTCCAGCCACCGGCGCCAGTTCGCCGGTGGGAATGAGGGTCGCGTCGACCGGCGTATAGCGGTCGGCGACGACGAGCAGCTCGTGCCCGAGCACGTCGCTGTGCCGAGCCCCCGCAAGGTTGAAGTAGGAATGCTGGGTGGGGTTGAATGGCGTGGCGCCGGACGACGTGGCGTAGTAGTCGATGACGACGCGATCGTCGTCATCCAGGAGGTAGCGCACGGCGAAGTGCACGTCGCCGGGGTAACCTTCCTCGCCGTCCGGGCTGGTCCGCGACAGGCGTACGCCTCGTCCTTCGCCCGTCGTGACCGCTCGCGCATCGTAGACGCGCTTGTCGAATCCGCGCACTCCGCCATGCAGGTGATTGGGCGGGTCATTGACGGCCAGCGTGCCGGTGGCACCCTCGACGATGAATTGCCCCCGTGCGATGCGGTTGGCGTACCGCCCCACCACGCAGCCGAGGTACGGCGACCGCTCGAGGTAGCCTTCCACATCCGCGAGCCCGAGGACGACGTCGTCGCGCACGCCGTCGCGGCCCGCCACCCGCAGCGACGTGATCGTGGCCCCCAATGTGATGACGGTGAGAGCGGTCCCGCGCGCATTGAC
Protein-coding regions in this window:
- a CDS encoding amidohydrolase, which produces MLRQNCRAISLVFLALLSPPATIDAQAPGRADLLIRGGTVIDGTGSAARVADVAITGDRITFVGDARRQGVQGGREMDARGLIVAPGFIDPHTHTYGDLQSDRAERRMNAPYLMQGVTTVVAGSDGGGPVDVADHFARWEQRGIGTNAALFVGFGTVRGKVLGMSSAAPNVDQLSLMKAMVGKGVDEGALGLSTGLYYAPQSYATTEEVIAVAREAASRGGLYDSHMRDESSYTIGLLGSIREILRIGKEAGLPVHIAHIKALGIDVWGQSDSVIALVNRARRDGQRVTADQYPYTASGTAVGASLLPRWAEAGGRDSLRARITNPEYRDRLVAEMQNNLRRRGGAKSLLITGGRDRSLVGKTLDDIARARNADPILTALEIIMNGDAGVASFNMNEDDIVRFMREPWVFTGSDGSDGHPRKYGTYPHKLREYVLARKVLTMEQMVQRSSREVALALGMGERGTLAPGYMADVIVFDTAKVADRATYEHPELLAEGMQYVIVNGKLAVSEGKLTGALAGRPVRRAKP